A single genomic interval of Sceloporus undulatus isolate JIND9_A2432 ecotype Alabama chromosome 2, SceUnd_v1.1, whole genome shotgun sequence harbors:
- the LOC121921610 gene encoding THUMP domain-containing protein 3-like codes for MSEVGEVGDMLSEVTLDNACKTLSDNYEAIPDTKPRDIIVTIGATVPTGFEVTAADEVQEKLGSKSRISKDRGKIYFDIPAISLPQVHQLRSVDNLFVVVQEFKDYEFKETKVSIIFYSMFPSIRFLKDKKPHLVYRSCLFFDVKN; via the exons ATGTCTGAAGTTGGAGAGGTTGGTGATATGTTGTCTGAAGTGACTCTGGATAATGCATGTAAAACATTAAGCGATAACTATGAAGCTATTCCTGACACAAAACCTAGAGATATTATAGTCACTATTGGAGCTACTGTACCAACTGGCTTTGAGGTGACTGCAGCGGATGAAGTACAAGAGAAACTAGGATCAAAGTCCAGAATTAGCAAGGACAGAGGAAAAATCTATTTTGATATTCCTGCTATCAGCCTTCCACAG GTTCACCAGTTGCGATCAGTTGACaacctgtttgttgttgttcaagaatTCAAAGATTATGAGTTTAAAGAAACAAAGGTAAGCATTATTTTTTACTCCATGTTTCCAAgtataagatttttaaaagacaaaaaaccTCATTTGGTTTATAGAAGTTGTCTGTTTTTTGATGTGAAAAATTAG